The Parabacteroides sp. FAFU027 genome window below encodes:
- a CDS encoding outer membrane beta-barrel protein, with protein sequence MKNIFIMALLCLFAVNAHARQIITGSVVEKESNKPIEAATVELLQVSDSSSVEVVYTNSEGAFTLMKADTAKRYCLRVRQLNFKIRKVSVAKSTNRIINIGQIALDPSSINLKEIVVNGSKIKVTELPDRTVYGIPTDLKKISTDGLDVLRKVPSVQIDYFNEEIKVDGKTNIKIEVDGVTRDKDFIKKLHPTQIDKLEVITSPTGKYDADVDAVINIITIKEMRYGLKGTVNTQLLPNSTDRYMMRGMGSLDYGLKTISYYVSANGGLGKFDFINTMDRYAGPDTLHQNGNMNSFFANGNINAGFIYDPNEKNNLSLNISYNGNNSKTNNDQTNNSWENTNPKSITGTTSESKNKNGGLNASLFYKHSYDKKKSHFYEIETSLYSSLINTNTTNYKSKYYTTLDKTEQNNSRISTLNGRFGYFLPFDSVYTFGTGINANYNHNYINNIRSLTQAPDLEYNNTRGSMFAELSRNFKKGNLKVGTRGEFSYVTINTTNTNKFFSLLPYANGQYKINDRNSIKLNYSRRVIRPSRNQLNPFVSYVDSLTISQGNINLVPAYRDNFQLTYNVKYGKSKFSGNLSPQLFFEYRTRLIQTITQEIQNTGRFEKIPMNISNGYEGGLGLSVNAQIVTIIFNSNFRYFRSHIDNYIDEKGMQQIAAQDRNSWNWNSQIMCPLPLNLRFFSMLNLTGPTVNGQETSKSSPFYLAGIVKQFKNNSSLTILAFNPFAENFFKSTTTLNNSSFYQRSQTFMNMKNAFLINYSYNFKLGKDVKAQKQETEQNIEENNIKLPF encoded by the coding sequence GTGAAGAATATATTTATAATGGCATTACTCTGCCTATTTGCGGTAAATGCCCATGCCCGGCAAATCATTACCGGGTCAGTCGTGGAAAAAGAGTCAAATAAACCAATCGAAGCAGCCACTGTAGAATTACTTCAAGTTTCTGACAGTAGTTCGGTCGAAGTCGTATATACCAACAGCGAAGGTGCTTTTACCCTGATGAAAGCCGATACGGCTAAAAGATATTGCCTACGGGTGAGACAGTTAAACTTCAAGATCCGTAAAGTTTCCGTTGCAAAATCGACAAACAGAATCATCAATATCGGTCAGATCGCATTAGATCCCTCTTCAATCAATTTAAAAGAAATCGTGGTAAACGGTTCGAAAATAAAGGTAACCGAACTGCCCGACCGAACGGTTTATGGCATCCCGACTGACCTGAAGAAGATATCGACAGATGGGCTCGATGTACTCCGTAAAGTACCGTCTGTACAGATTGACTATTTCAACGAAGAGATTAAGGTGGATGGGAAAACGAATATCAAAATAGAAGTGGACGGTGTGACCCGCGATAAAGACTTCATCAAAAAACTTCATCCGACACAAATAGACAAGCTCGAAGTGATCACCAGCCCAACCGGGAAATACGATGCGGATGTGGATGCCGTGATTAATATTATTACCATCAAAGAGATGCGTTATGGTTTGAAAGGTACGGTAAATACTCAGCTCCTACCCAACAGTACCGATCGCTATATGATGCGCGGAATGGGAAGCCTCGATTATGGCCTTAAAACCATTTCATACTATGTATCTGCCAATGGCGGACTGGGGAAATTTGACTTCATCAATACGATGGATAGATATGCTGGTCCTGACACTTTGCATCAAAATGGAAATATGAATTCTTTCTTTGCCAATGGCAATATCAATGCCGGATTTATCTATGATCCAAATGAGAAAAACAACCTGAGTCTGAATATTTCGTACAATGGAAATAATTCGAAAACCAACAACGATCAAACAAATAATAGTTGGGAAAATACAAATCCGAAAAGTATAACCGGAACAACCAGCGAATCAAAAAACAAGAATGGTGGGCTCAATGCTTCATTATTCTACAAACATAGCTATGACAAGAAAAAGAGTCATTTCTATGAAATAGAGACAAGTCTCTATAGCAGCCTTATAAACACAAATACGACTAATTACAAAAGCAAATATTACACCACTTTAGACAAAACAGAACAAAACAATTCCCGCATCAGCACGCTAAACGGTCGTTTTGGCTACTTCCTGCCATTTGACAGTGTTTATACTTTCGGCACCGGAATAAATGCGAACTATAATCACAACTATATAAATAACATCCGTTCTCTGACTCAGGCTCCCGATCTGGAATACAATAATACCCGGGGCTCCATGTTTGCCGAATTGTCCAGAAACTTCAAAAAAGGAAACCTGAAGGTTGGAACAAGAGGAGAATTCTCCTACGTTACGATAAATACGACGAACACAAACAAATTCTTCTCACTCCTCCCCTATGCAAACGGTCAATATAAAATCAATGACCGGAACAGCATCAAACTAAACTATTCACGTCGTGTCATCCGACCATCAAGAAATCAGTTGAACCCCTTTGTCAGCTATGTGGACAGTCTTACCATCAGTCAAGGTAATATTAATCTTGTACCAGCCTATCGTGATAATTTCCAACTCACGTACAACGTGAAGTATGGTAAGAGTAAATTCAGCGGCAATTTATCACCACAACTCTTCTTCGAATACAGGACAAGATTAATTCAAACTATCACGCAGGAGATCCAGAATACAGGCAGATTCGAAAAGATACCGATGAATATCTCCAACGGTTACGAGGGTGGCTTGGGATTATCCGTCAATGCACAAATAGTGACAATTATATTCAATTCCAACTTCAGGTATTTCCGTAGCCATATTGACAATTATATAGATGAAAAGGGTATGCAGCAGATTGCTGCTCAGGATAGAAACAGCTGGAACTGGAACTCGCAAATCATGTGTCCTTTACCGCTAAATCTGAGATTCTTTTCCATGTTGAATCTGACCGGACCGACTGTAAACGGACAGGAAACCAGCAAATCATCTCCGTTTTATCTGGCTGGTATCGTCAAGCAGTTCAAAAACAACAGCAGTCTCACAATATTGGCCT